A part of Thermotoga petrophila RKU-1 genomic DNA contains:
- the hisH gene encoding imidazole glycerol phosphate synthase subunit HisH, producing MRIGIISVGPGNIMNLYRGVKRASENFEDVSIELVESPQDDLYDLLFIPGVGHFGEGMRRLRENGLVEFIKKHVEDGKYVVGVCLGMQLLFEESEEAPGVKGLSLIEGNVVKLKSRRLPHMGWNEVIFKGTFPNGYYYFVHTYRAVCKEEHVLGTTEYDGEIFPSAVRKGRILGFQFHPEKSSKIGRKLLEKVIECSLSRR from the coding sequence TTGAGGATCGGAATAATCTCTGTTGGTCCGGGAAACATAATGAACCTGTACCGTGGAGTGAAGAGGGCATCAGAAAATTTTGAGGATGTTTCGATAGAACTCGTGGAGTCACCTCAAGACGATCTGTACGATCTTCTGTTCATCCCGGGTGTAGGACACTTCGGCGAAGGAATGAGACGACTCAGAGAGAACGGTCTTGTTGAGTTCATAAAAAAACACGTCGAAGATGGAAAATACGTGGTCGGAGTCTGCCTTGGAATGCAGCTCCTTTTTGAAGAGAGCGAAGAGGCACCCGGCGTAAAGGGTCTTTCTCTCATAGAAGGAAACGTCGTGAAACTGAAGAGTAGAAGACTTCCACACATGGGCTGGAACGAGGTGATCTTCAAAGGCACGTTTCCGAACGGGTATTACTACTTCGTCCACACCTACAGAGCCGTGTGCAAAGAGGAACACGTTCTGGGAACAACGGAATACGACGGTGAGATCTTTCCATCCGCGGTGAGGAAGGGGAGAATTCTGGGTTTTCAGTTCCATCCCGAAAAGAGTTCAAAAATCGGAAGAAAACTGCTTGAGAAGGTGATCGAATGCTCGTTGTCCCGGCGATAG
- the hisA gene encoding 1-(5-phosphoribosyl)-5-((5-phosphoribosylamino)methylideneamino)imidazole-4-carboxamide isomerase has product MLVVPAIDLFRGKVARMVKGKKENTIFYEKDPAELVKKLIEEGFTLIHVVDLSKAIENSVENFPVLERLSEFAEHIQIGGGIRSFDYAERLRKLGYKRQIVSSKVLEDPSFLKFLKEIDVEPVFSLDTRGGKVAFKGWLAEEEIDPISLLKRLKEYGLEEIVHTEIEKDGTLQEHDFSLTRKIAIEAEVNVFAAGGISSENSLKTAQRVHRETNGLLKGVIVGRAFLEGILTVEVMKRYAR; this is encoded by the coding sequence ATGCTCGTTGTCCCGGCGATAGATCTCTTCAGAGGAAAGGTAGCGAGAATGGTGAAAGGAAAAAAGGAGAACACCATATTCTACGAAAAAGATCCCGCAGAGCTGGTGAAAAAACTCATCGAAGAGGGATTCACACTGATCCACGTTGTGGATCTTTCGAAGGCGATAGAAAACAGCGTTGAGAACTTTCCTGTCCTCGAAAGACTTTCCGAATTTGCCGAACACATACAGATCGGAGGCGGGATCAGATCATTCGATTACGCAGAAAGACTCCGCAAGCTGGGATACAAGAGACAGATTGTGAGTTCAAAAGTTCTGGAAGATCCTTCTTTTCTGAAATTTCTGAAAGAAATCGACGTGGAGCCCGTGTTCAGTCTGGACACCCGAGGTGGGAAAGTCGCGTTCAAAGGATGGCTGGCGGAAGAGGAAATCGATCCGATATCTCTTCTGAAGAGACTGAAGGAATACGGTCTTGAAGAGATCGTACACACGGAGATCGAAAAAGATGGCACTCTTCAGGAGCACGATTTTTCTCTCACCAGGAAGATAGCGATCGAAGCTGAAGTGAACGTATTCGCAGCAGGGGGAATCTCTTCGGAGAACTCTTTGAAAACAGCGCAGAGGGTTCACAGAGAAACGAACGGGCTTCTCAAAGGTGTGATCGTGGGAAGGGCATTTCTGGAGGGAATTCTCACAGTTGAGGTGATGAAGAGATATGCTCGCTAA
- the hisF gene encoding imidazole glycerol phosphate synthase subunit HisF, whose amino-acid sequence MLAKRIIACLDVKDGRVVKGTNFENLRDSGDPVELGKFYSEIGIDELVFLDITASVEKRKTMLELVEKVAEQIDIPFTVGGGIHDFETASELILRGADKVSINTAAVEDPSLITKIARTFGSQAVVVAIDAKKVDGEFVVFTYSGKKNTGILLRDWVVEVERRGAGEILLTSIDRDGTKAGYDTEMIRFVRPLTTLPIIASGGAGKMEHFLEAFLAGADAALAASVFHFREIDVRELKEYLKKHGVNVRLEGLR is encoded by the coding sequence ATGCTCGCTAAGAGAATAATCGCATGTCTCGACGTGAAAGACGGCCGTGTGGTGAAGGGAACGAACTTCGAAAATCTCAGGGACAGCGGTGATCCGGTCGAGTTGGGGAAGTTCTATTCCGAAATTGGAATAGACGAACTCGTTTTTCTGGATATCACCGCATCTGTTGAGAAGAGGAAAACCATGCTGGAACTGGTCGAAAAGGTGGCCGAGCAGATCGACATTCCGTTCACCGTTGGAGGAGGCATCCACGACTTCGAAACGGCCTCCGAACTCATTCTCCGGGGTGCGGACAAGGTGAGCATAAACACGGCGGCTGTGGAGGATCCTTCCCTGATCACGAAGATCGCCCGAACTTTCGGAAGCCAGGCCGTCGTCGTGGCGATAGATGCAAAAAAGGTGGATGGAGAGTTCGTGGTCTTCACCTACTCCGGAAAGAAGAACACGGGCATACTTCTGAGAGACTGGGTGGTTGAAGTAGAAAGGAGAGGGGCAGGAGAGATTCTACTCACCAGTATCGACAGAGACGGCACGAAAGCAGGTTACGACACGGAGATGATAAGGTTTGTGAGACCACTGACTACGCTTCCCATCATCGCTTCTGGTGGTGCGGGAAAAATGGAACATTTCCTTGAAGCGTTTCTGGCGGGTGCCGACGCTGCCCTTGCGGCTTCCGTCTTTCACTTCAGAGAGATCGATGTGAGAGAATTGAAAGAATATCTCAAAAAACACGGAGTGAACGTGAGACTGGAGGGGTTGCGATGA
- the hisIE gene encoding bifunctional phosphoribosyl-AMP cyclohydrolase/phosphoribosyl-ATP diphosphatase HisIE codes for MTLYPVVVQEKTTGEVLMLAYANEEALELTKKTGYAHFFSRERQKIWKKGETSGNTMRVVEIRRDCDDDTYLYIVDFPEDKVACHTGNRSCFFKVEHRFEETGSPTFWLDLYRLVKKRKEEMPEGSYTSKLFREGKGKIAKKFGEEAVEVVTGYLQNDKENLVWEIADMIYHLTVLMVDAGVTIQDVMKELEKRRK; via the coding sequence ATGACGCTCTATCCAGTGGTGGTTCAGGAGAAAACAACGGGTGAAGTGTTGATGCTGGCCTACGCGAACGAGGAGGCTTTGGAGCTCACCAAGAAAACGGGATACGCGCATTTCTTTTCGAGGGAGAGACAGAAAATCTGGAAAAAGGGAGAGACCTCTGGAAACACGATGAGAGTGGTTGAAATAAGAAGAGACTGCGATGACGATACTTACCTGTACATCGTCGATTTTCCAGAAGACAAGGTGGCGTGTCACACGGGAAACAGATCCTGTTTTTTCAAGGTGGAACACAGATTTGAAGAAACGGGCTCTCCCACCTTCTGGCTGGATCTCTACAGACTCGTTAAAAAAAGAAAAGAAGAGATGCCGGAAGGTTCCTACACGTCGAAGCTCTTCAGGGAAGGCAAGGGAAAAATCGCCAAAAAGTTCGGTGAAGAAGCGGTAGAGGTGGTCACAGGGTATCTCCAGAATGACAAAGAAAACCTCGTCTGGGAAATAGCGGACATGATCTACCACCTCACCGTCCTCATGGTCGACGCTGGTGTCACTATCCAGGATGTCATGAAAGAGCTCGAAAAGAGAAGAAAGTGA
- the wecB gene encoding non-hydrolyzing UDP-N-acetylglucosamine 2-epimerase, whose translation MIRVLSVFGTRPEAIKMAPLVKKLEEEERNVESLVCVTAQHRQMLDQVLEVFDIKPDFDLNIMKERQSLADITVNALSGLYDLIEELKPDIVLVQGDTTTTFAGALAAFYHRIPVGHVEAGLRTNDRYSPFPEEINRRLTGVLSTLHFAPTKRNRENLLRENVMGKIYVTGNTVIDALRYTVKESHVFENPVLRNMDFSDGRYILLTSHRRENIGKPLENICKAVRRIVEEFEDVRVIYPVHMNPAVREIVFPMLENMERVFLIDPVNVIDMHNLMARSYLIMTDSGGIQEEAPALGRPVIVLRRETERPEAIEAGVAVLGGVEEERIFELAKKLLLDREEYEKMAKAVNPFGDGRASERIVKAILHEFGLSDPPEEFG comes from the coding sequence GTGATCAGAGTTCTCAGCGTCTTCGGAACAAGACCCGAAGCAATAAAGATGGCACCTCTCGTGAAAAAACTCGAAGAAGAAGAACGAAACGTGGAAAGTTTGGTCTGTGTCACCGCTCAGCACAGACAGATGTTGGACCAGGTGCTGGAAGTTTTCGATATAAAACCGGATTTTGACCTGAACATAATGAAAGAGCGGCAGAGTCTTGCCGATATAACTGTGAACGCACTGTCGGGTCTCTACGATTTGATTGAAGAGTTAAAACCGGATATCGTACTGGTTCAGGGAGACACAACGACTACGTTCGCAGGAGCACTCGCGGCCTTCTATCACAGGATCCCGGTTGGCCACGTTGAAGCAGGCTTGAGAACAAATGACAGGTACTCCCCTTTCCCAGAGGAGATCAACAGAAGACTAACGGGTGTTCTTTCTACACTGCATTTCGCACCTACAAAGAGGAACAGAGAGAACCTTCTTAGGGAAAACGTCATGGGAAAGATCTACGTGACTGGAAACACGGTGATAGACGCCCTCAGGTACACCGTGAAGGAGAGCCACGTTTTTGAGAATCCGGTTTTGAGGAATATGGATTTTTCCGACGGAAGGTACATCCTTCTCACTTCCCATAGAAGAGAGAACATCGGAAAGCCCCTTGAAAACATCTGTAAAGCAGTGAGAAGGATCGTTGAAGAATTCGAAGATGTGAGGGTGATTTACCCGGTTCACATGAACCCCGCCGTGAGAGAGATCGTCTTCCCGATGCTCGAAAACATGGAGAGAGTCTTCTTGATCGACCCCGTGAATGTGATAGACATGCACAATCTGATGGCAAGAAGCTATCTCATCATGACGGACTCTGGAGGAATACAGGAAGAGGCACCGGCCCTCGGAAGGCCGGTGATCGTTCTGAGAAGGGAAACTGAAAGGCCCGAAGCGATCGAAGCGGGTGTTGCCGTTTTGGGAGGAGTGGAGGAAGAAAGGATATTCGAACTCGCAAAAAAGCTTCTTTTGGACAGAGAAGAATACGAAAAAATGGCGAAAGCCGTGAATCCATTCGGGGATGGCAGGGCTTCAGAGCGCATAGTGAAGGCGATTCTCCACGAATTCGGGCTTTCAGATCCACCGGAGGAATTTGGCTGA
- a CDS encoding mannose-1-phosphate guanylyltransferase, translating to MKALILAGGSGERFWPLSTPETPKQFLKLFGNKSLIRWTFERVMEEMDPKDVIVVTHKDYVERTKRELPEIPDENIIAEPTKKNTAPACFIGTKLADDDEPVLVLPADHRIPDTKKFWKTVKKSLDALDKYGGLFTFGIVPTRPETGYGYIEIGEELEEGVHKVAQFREKPDFETAKRFVESGRFLWNSGMFLWKAKEFIEEAKVCEPSIYENLKDVDPRNFEELKKAYEKVPSISVDYAVMERSKKVRVVKADFEWSDVGNWSSVREIEGYTEESDEVILIDSERIFVKTHNKPIAVVGLSDLIVVDTPNGILICKEEYAQKVREVVKKLFRTS from the coding sequence ATGAAAGCTCTGATTCTCGCAGGAGGATCTGGAGAAAGATTCTGGCCCCTTTCCACTCCTGAGACTCCAAAACAGTTTTTGAAACTCTTTGGAAACAAGAGTCTCATAAGGTGGACCTTCGAACGTGTTATGGAGGAAATGGACCCAAAAGACGTGATCGTTGTAACTCACAAAGACTACGTTGAGAGAACGAAAAGAGAACTTCCAGAGATCCCTGATGAGAACATCATCGCAGAGCCAACGAAGAAAAACACCGCTCCAGCCTGTTTCATAGGAACAAAGCTGGCGGATGACGATGAGCCGGTGCTTGTTCTACCCGCGGACCACAGAATACCGGACACAAAAAAATTCTGGAAAACGGTGAAGAAATCACTCGATGCCCTGGATAAGTACGGCGGTCTTTTCACTTTCGGCATCGTTCCAACAAGGCCGGAAACCGGCTACGGCTACATAGAGATCGGAGAAGAACTGGAAGAAGGAGTTCACAAAGTTGCTCAGTTCAGGGAAAAGCCGGACTTTGAAACGGCTAAAAGATTCGTCGAAAGTGGAAGATTCCTCTGGAACAGCGGAATGTTCCTGTGGAAAGCGAAAGAATTCATCGAAGAAGCGAAGGTGTGTGAACCATCCATATACGAAAACCTGAAGGATGTCGATCCAAGAAATTTCGAAGAGCTCAAAAAAGCCTACGAAAAAGTACCTTCGATCAGCGTGGACTACGCTGTCATGGAGAGATCGAAAAAGGTGCGGGTTGTGAAGGCGGATTTCGAGTGGTCTGACGTGGGAAACTGGTCTTCCGTGAGAGAAATAGAGGGATACACAGAAGAATCGGACGAAGTGATACTCATCGACAGTGAACGCATCTTCGTGAAAACCCACAACAAACCCATAGCGGTTGTTGGGCTATCTGATCTGATCGTGGTCGACACACCGAACGGGATTCTGATCTGCAAAGAAGAGTATGCTCAAAAAGTGAGAGAGGTGGTCAAGAAGCTCTTTCGTACTTCCTGA